A segment of the Nitrospina gracilis 3/211 genome:
TGTTATTTAATCGGCACCAGAAGGTATCAAGAATAATTCCTGACATATCGTCGGGGTGAAAAATGCCCCGTTCATTAAAGTATTTTTTAAGGCGGGTATCCGGCCACAACCAAAGGTTTCGGATTCTTGTTCCTACCCCGTGGTGGTAAAAAGCCATTTCTGCTTCGGTCCCATTTTTAATTTTGGCAATGAGATCCGTTGGAAGCATTCTCTCTAATTCCAGGTGAGCCTCTTCAAGGTTTTCAGGGACGTAAATTTCCTTGTTTGTTTCGGTGGCATATAGAGGCGGAGGCAGGAATAGGATGCCCAAGAGGAAGATGGTATTTAACTTTGCAAACACTGTCTTACCCATAAAAACAGAATAAAAGCCTTGAAACACAATATCCATATGAAAAGCATGAAGACCTTTTGTTTGGCCTGTTTTCATCGGTGTTCATCTGTGTGTATCTGTGGCAAATTTTCTTTTCTTGTAATGGGTGCAGACGGCGGTTTCGATAAGCAAGGAGGGCAGAGCCATACTTTCCACATCCAAACTGTTATTCAATTCTGCAGGCTGTCGATGATGGGGCAGTCCGGGGCGGTGCGTCCGGTGCACTGGCTTACCAGTTGTTTCAGCACTTTTTCCATCGCCTTCAGGTCGCGGATGCGCGATTGAATGTCCTCCAGGTGCCCCTCCGCCAGCGTTTTCACCTTGCCGCAGGATTTTGGTTTGTCCTCCGATAAGGCCAGCAGTTTGCGCACCTCGTCGAGCGGAAACCCCAGCGCCCGCGCCCGGCGGATGAACTGCAACCTGCGCGCATGGGTCTCGTTGTACACGCGGTGTCCGCCTTCGGTGCGGCGCGGTGTGGGCAGCATGCCGATCTTTTCGTAATAACGGATGGTTTCGATGTTGCAATCCGTCTGTTTGGAAAGCCCGCCAATGGTCATTGGGTCCGCCATGACTCGCCTCGAAAAAAATTTAAAAATTCTCTTGATCCTGTAGTGACTACAGGTTCTATGCTAGACCCATGACGAACGAAAAGGAAGTCGAATTTTCATGAACTGGATCGAACTCGTTTATGACAAGGATTGCCCCAACGTGGACGCCGCCCGCGCCAACTTAAGGGAAGCGCTGGCGTCGTGCGAGTTGCCGCCCACTTGGCAGGAATGGGAACGGAGCGCGGCGGACGCGCCTCCTCGTGTAAAGAATTGTGGCTCGCCGACCCTGCTGGTGCATGGCCGCGACGTTGCCTTGTCGCCGGACACGGAAGCCGGGCATTGCCGGTTGTACGCCGACAGCAAAGGCGGATTCCACGGCGCGCCGCCGGTGGATGTCATCGTGCGCAAGTTGAAGCCGCACACTGAAAACGCCGTCACACGTTTTTCCGGCGTGGCGCCTGTATTGGGCGTGGCGTTGTTGCCGAAACTCACTTGCCCAGCATGCTGGCCCGCGTATGCGTGGCTGCTGGGGGTGATGGGATTGGACTTCATCAATTACACGCCGTGGCTCCTGCCCATGATGGCCGTGTTGCTGGTGCCCGCGCTGGGTGTGTTGGCTTACCGGGCCGAACGGCGGCGAGGCTACGGTCCTTTCATTTTGGGCCTGGTGGGTTCCGTCTTTCTTCTTGCGGGAAAATTTTATTTCAACCAGCCCATCGTCGAATACGGGGGCATGGCTATTTTATTCACTGCCTTTGTCTGGAACGCTTGGCCCGTAACAAAGAGCCGGTCGGAAGCAGGCTGTCCGGCTTGTTTCGCTCCTGAAAAGGTTTCCTGATGTTTTCTATACAAACGAAAGGAGGTCGTCATGACCGCTCAACGAAACGTCGAAATTTACAGCGCCGGGTGCGCGGTGTGCGAGGACGCCATCGCCACGGTCCGCGATCTTGCCTGCGATGCCTGCGAGGTGACGGTGCGGGACATGACTCAGCCTGAGGTGGCGGAGCAGGCCCAACGGCTGGGCATCCGGTCGGTGCCCGCAGTGGTGATCGACGGGCGGCTCGCCGCCTGCTGCGGCACGGGGCTGGATACCGCGGCGCTCAAACAAGCCGGGCTCGGCCAGCCGCTTTAAAACCGGCCGGTATCGCAATCGCACCCGGTCGCCCCGTTCGGGTTTCCGCCGACTGGAGTAGAAAATCCCCCTTCCCTTTCTCTCTTTTCGGCGGAACACCCACCGGATTTTTTGTAGGGGAGGGACTGATTGGATAGGGCCTAATTATGTTTAAAAAATTCGCGGCGCTCACCGGTATGATTTTTTGTTTCATTTCTCTTGCGGCAGGAGCGCAAGCGGAAAATGGGAATGAGAGTTTTACCCAAAAGCATTTTTTAATTCATGTCAAAACTTCATTGGATGAAGACGATGCGCAAATTTGTGTTGCACCCAATGTGGCCCTTGCGGCATTGCGCAAAGGACACCGGGTGACGTTGTTGTTCGATGGAAGCGCAGTCACGTCCGTCAAAAAAGGCGGATGGTTTGGCGCGGATCAAACACCTATGGACAAGGCGGCCCTTCCAGAAAGAGAACGCATGACGCTTTCCGAACAATTCGGAATGGATTTGAGCCGCATCCCTTCTGACTACGGAGAATACTTGGCATTTCTTAAAAGCGAGGGCGCGGATTTGAAAATAAACCGGACCATGATGCTTCTTTACAAAATCGAGCCCGAAGACATCGACTCCAATCTGACACCCATCATGCTTTCGGAAATGTTAGAAATTATCCAGAATGCGGATCATTATCTGGTTTATTGACTACCGTAAGGCTGGCTAATGTGGCTTTGTTTCATGGCTTCGTCCCCTCACCCAAAACTCATACACAAAGGCGAGGTAGAAGGGGGTGAACTCGATCCACACGATCCACGGGATGAGAGGTTTCATGTCCTGGTACTCGAAATAGAAATCGAGGTAGTAGAAGCCGAGGAGTCCGGTCAGCAGAACCCACGACCGCCACGGAAAGAAACACAGGTACGGCACCACCCATATCAGGTACCACGGGTTCTGCACCGGGCTGAGCAGAAACACCAGTCCCATGATGACGAACTGATCGCCGAGGCAGGCGCGGTCGGCGTCCTCCCCCTGTGTGCCTTGCGGAAAAACAGGTACGCCAGCACGGCGAGCACGATGATGAGCACGGTGATCTTGGCCAGCAATGACGGCAGGTCGTACGAAAACCCCACGGGCAACTCCGACGACACCCCCAGCACGGTTCCGTAAAACCACAGCACCAGCGCGAACAGGCTGTCGTTGTTCTGCCAGTAGGTGGTGAAGGTCTCGAGGCCCTCAAACGCGTCGCGCCCAATGTTCACAAACGGAACGTAACCCACCGCCACCACGCCCGCAAACAGCGCCACGCCCAGAGCGCAGGCTTTCCACGGCGGGTTTCCCTTTGCTTTTAAACTCTGGAACTGGCGCTTGAGGTAGAGCGGCAGCAGGATCGCCGGGTACAGCTTGCCCAGCACGCTGAGCGCGAGAAAGAAGTACGCGGCGTAATAGCGCGCGCGCACGAGGAAATAGATCGCGCCCGTCAAGAAGGCGATGCCGATGATGTCGAGGTGCGTCGAGTTGAACGTCTCTTTGATGACGAGCGGGCACCAGTAATAGACGAGGCAGAGGTTCGGGTTCCTCCCCAGCGCGCGTAGCGTGAGAGCGATGAAGGCGACCGCCATCAGGTCGAACACGAAAAACGCGAGCCGCATCATGGCGATGCTGTCGGGTTTCAGCGTGTGCACCAGGCGGAACACGTACTGCGCCATCGGCGGGTAGATGGTCGGCACCGCCGGGTGGTTGATCCGTTCCATGTACACCAGGCTGCGGTCGCTCGCCCATTTCAATTGATACAGTTTTGTCAGCTCGCGGATTTGATCCGGCGTGTAGGTGGCCTCGAAGCTGGCCGGGTCGCGGATCATGAACTCCTTCATACGGCTCACTTCGTTGGGCGAATACTTGAACGGGTTGATGCCGTGGGCGAACACCTTGCCGTCCCAAAGATACCGGTAAATGTCGTCTTCCTGGATCTGGTTGGCGGGCAGGATCGCGCCGCGAAACAGCAGGCCCAGGATGAGGATCAGCCACAACGTGTTCCAGTCGTACTGCGTCTTCAAAATGTTCCATGCGGCCCAAGCGTAAAGCCCGAACAGCGCGGCGTAGAGCGCGAGGTAGGCGAGGATCGGCCGTTCGGCGTAGCCTTCGCCCCAGTTGAACTGGAGCGAGAGCCGCCACAGGCCGAGGTACAGCAGGATGGAGCCGATGCCGGTTATGAGGAGGACGGTGCGGGTGCGCATAAGGACTTCAGTAAACCACAACTATAGCCGCCGCGCCACGCGCGGAGGGAATGGGGTAATGCGTTCCAGGGCGGAGCGATGATCTGAGGGCCCAATTTCAAATCGAACCCGTTGCCTTAGGTGCAACCTACCGGTACAGGTCGTCGCGGGTGAGGGGCAGGCCGGAGGGGCCTTTCGGGCCGCGTTTGGTCGCCACCACCTGGCAGATGTGCATCGAGCCGTCGCGGAACCCGGTGGACACCCCGGCGAGGTACAGCGCCCACATGCGAAACCGCTCCACACCGACGAAACCGATGGCCTCCTCCCGGCGCGCTTCCAGCCGCCGGTACCAGTGCTGGCAGGTCAGCCCGTAATGTTCGCGCCAGGCCTCGATGTCGCGCACCTCGAACCCGGCGATCTCCATCACGTCGGCGGTGTGGCCGATGTTGTCGAGCTCGCTTCCGGGAAAGATGTATTTCAACAGCAGGCGGCGTTCGGGCCGGACCTTGAGCGCCTTGCGGCGCGACGCCTTGGCGCGGCGCGAGATGCCGTGGTTCATCAGGATGCCGCGGTCCTTCAGCAGGGAATGGATTTTTTTGAAATACGCGGGCATGTTGGCGATGCCGATGTGCTCGAACATGCCGACGCTCACCACCTTGTCGTAGGTGCCTTCCAGCGTCGAGTAATCGCGGAGTTCGATCGTGACGCGGTCTTCCAGGCCGAGCCGTTTGATTTTTTCCGTGGCGAAGTCGAACTGTCTCTGCGACAGGGTCACGCCGTGCGCCGTCACCCCGTAATGGCGGGCGGCGTAACAGATCAACCCGCCCCAGCCACAGCCGATGTCGAGCAGGGTTTCGCCCGGCTGGAGGCGCAGTTTGCGGCAGATCATTTCCAGTTTGTCCTGCTGGGCCTGGTCGAGAGAGTTTTCCGCGTCCTTGAAGTAGCCGCAGGAGTACTGCATTTCCTCATCGAGAAACAGCGCGTAAAACTCGTTGCTGATGTCGTAATGAAACTGGATGAACTTTTTGTTGTCGCGCCGCGCTTCGTCGCGGCCGATCGCATCGTCGGTGTATTCGTGTTGAACCGTTTTGTCGGCGGCGGGTGCGAACAACAGTGGCAGAGCCTGCCGCAAAAGGAAAAACTTGTCGAGCTTCTTCAGGTTTTTCTTCATCTGCCGGTCGCGCAGGAGGGCGATGAAGTCGATCAGGTCGCCGTGGATTTCGAGGTGGCCCTTGACGTATTCGAGGAGCAGGTTTTCCAGCGTCGGTTTCCGCAACAGTCCCCCCAGCACGCCGGGGCCGTTGATGGCGATGAAAAACCGCTCATCCACCTCGCGGCCCAGCGGGATCACCGATCCTTCCCAGAGGCGGACGGAGAAGCGGGCATTGAGGGTTTCGCCCACGTGTTGCAGGATCCGCCGGGTGGCGGCCAGCCTGTGTTCTTCGGAGAAAAAGGACATCGCCCGGCATTATAGTCGGAATCCCCGTGTATGAAATGGCAAATGTGGAGGCACGGTCACGGCGCAAGGTGGCGGGGATTGAGTGTGGATTTTGCCGTCGGATTGCGTTACACCTGACGGCACACGGCGAATGTTCACCGCAAGCGGTCGCCGGTGCCGCAACGGAGGGATCCTCATGAAACCCGAAGACCTCGAACGCCTGCGCCACCAGTTGCTCACCCTGCAGGAAGAATTGACGGCGCTCGACGCCGCGTCGAAGGCCTCGACGAAACCGGTGGAGCTGGACCAGGCGCGCATGGGCCGCCTGTCTCGCATGGACGCCATGCAGGACCAGCAGATGGCACAGGAAGCGGCCCGGCGCAACCAGCAGATGCTGGTCCGGATCGAAGGCGCGCTCCGCCGTATGGATACCGGGCGCTTCGGCGACTGTTTTGTGTGCGGCGAGGCCATCGACCTGCGTCGGCTGGAGTTCGATCCCACCAGCACCCGCTGCATCGACTGCGCGGAGAAGTGAACGGGCATTCGAATCCGGCAAACCTTCCCGATTCCGAATTCATCGATTTAGAAGCCATTTCGCGTGCCATTCACCCGCGTGCGCGAGACTTCGCACAATAAATGGTTTCAAAAGGGTTCCGGTCCCATTAAAATGGTTCAATAGATGGAATCAGGAGTGTTGATCATGAAAGACGGGTCCGGCCGCACGCAGCGTTGGACGTCGATTCGCAACGTGCTTCCCGACGTGCTCACGGCCATCCCGGAGCAAAGCGATGAAGACGTGACCGAGCGCATCGGTTTCGCGTGGGAGATCCTGGTTGGCGAAAAGCTTGCCTGCCACACAACCATCACCCGGGTCACGGAAAAAACCCTGTTCGTCCAGGTGGAGGGCCGCGAATGGCTGGCCCCGTTGAAGGCGCTGGACACCCGGATTCTGGAAGGGTTGAACCGGTCCCTCCGGACCTCCCGTTTCACCCGCATTCACTACGACATCCAGCCGGAGACCCTGCCGCCGTCCACTAAAAGGAAACCCAAACGTATGCCAAACACAAAGTTGCCACACCCCAATCCCGCTTTACCTGTAGACGCGGGTTCGCTGGACCGCATTGCGGATCCGGCCCTCAAGGAAACCCTCACCCGGCTGGCGCACAAGTTCCGTTTTGTGGCCTTATTGTTCGCCGCAACGGTCGGGTTGTCCAATTGTGCCAACCTCTCCGACTCGGTGCCCGGTTTCGATATCCAGATTGCGGAAGGCACCCCGGATTTCGAAGACAGCTACGCCGTCCGCCACATCAGCAAGCTCAACGAACAGAACCCCGGCCGCTTTCGTGACCCGCGCGCGTACTACCACTTCATGATGGACCTCAAGTATGAGCGGGAAGGCGATTTCGACCGCGCCGCCGAACACTATTCGAAGGTGGTGGAATTAGAACCCGAGCACGAACCGTTTCTCACCCACATGATGGTGCTTTACCAGCGGATCGGAAAACTGGAAGAGGCTCTGCAGCTGGGACAGCGCGGCCTGCGCAAGTTCGCGGACAACACCCGCATGCACACCATCGTGGGCGACATCCTGGCCAGCCGCGGCCGCTATAAGGAAGCCCTGGAGCATTACCAGAAGGTTGCCGAACTGGATCCCAAAAGCCCGCGTGCGTTTTTGATGGCCGGCGCCGCACTTCGGCAGTTGAACCGGTTTGACGAGGCGCGTGACTGGTTCCACAAGGTATCGGTGATCGATCCCGCCAACACGCTGGGATTTTATTACTACGGTCGCACGCTTCTGGATACGCAGGATTTTGCAGATGCCGAGGACAAGCTGAAAAAGTCGGTTTCGCTCCGGCCCAGCATGTTCGAGGCGCGGCAGGCCCTGGCGCTGACATTGGAACATCAGGAAAAATACCAGGAAGCCATCACCCAGTACCGCATTCTCAAAAAACTGGATCCGTCCAATGTGGCTGTGGCGGACCGTTATGATTCTCTCAACCAGGCATGGGACCCGGTATCCGAAACGCTTTCGGGGAATGTGACGCTTTCCGAGATGCCCCTGCCGGAGCCGGACATTCACCGCATGATCGGCGCCATTTTTTACCAGCAGGTCATGTACCTGGAAGCGGTCGATGAATTCCGCCTGGTGCTGGCGAAAGGCGAGGACAGGGAAGTGCGCTTCACCATCGCCCGCATTTACGAAGTGCTGGGTCGCCCGGACAAGTCCATTCAGGAAATCGAGGCCTACCGCCGTCATGCCGGTGAGGCGGATTCGGTGGAAGTCCTGCTCAAACTGGCCCGGCTGTACGGGCTCAATGCAAACATGCCGCAGTCGGTGAACCTGCTTGACCGCGCGGTGGAACTGGATCCGCACAACCACCGCCTGTACCATGCGCTGACTTTGGCTTACATGTCGCTCAACCGCAACAAGGAAGCGTTGAAGGCGATCGACCGCGCCATTGCGCTCAACAAAACGCACGATGCCTATTATTTTGAAAAGGGCGCTTTGCTGGAACGGATGGGACGGTACGAGGACGCCATCG
Coding sequences within it:
- a CDS encoding TraR/DksA family transcriptional regulator: MKPEDLERLRHQLLTLQEELTALDAASKASTKPVELDQARMGRLSRMDAMQDQQMAQEAARRNQQMLVRIEGALRRMDTGRFGDCFVCGEAIDLRRLEFDPTSTRCIDCAEK
- a CDS encoding MerR family transcriptional regulator is translated as MADPMTIGGLSKQTDCNIETIRYYEKIGMLPTPRRTEGGHRVYNETHARRLQFIRRARALGFPLDEVRKLLALSEDKPKSCGKVKTLAEGHLEDIQSRIRDLKAMEKVLKQLVSQCTGRTAPDCPIIDSLQN
- a CDS encoding DciA family protein; the encoded protein is MKDGSGRTQRWTSIRNVLPDVLTAIPEQSDEDVTERIGFAWEILVGEKLACHTTITRVTEKTLFVQVEGREWLAPLKALDTRILEGLNRSLRTSRFTRIHYDIQPETLPPSTKRKPKRMPNTKLPHPNPALPVDAGSLDRIADPALKETLTRLAHKFRFVALLFAATVGLSNCANLSDSVPGFDIQIAEGTPDFEDSYAVRHISKLNEQNPGRFRDPRAYYHFMMDLKYEREGDFDRAAEHYSKVVELEPEHEPFLTHMMVLYQRIGKLEEALQLGQRGLRKFADNTRMHTIVGDILASRGRYKEALEHYQKVAELDPKSPRAFLMAGAALRQLNRFDEARDWFHKVSVIDPANTLGFYYYGRTLLDTQDFADAEDKLKKSVSLRPSMFEARQALALTLEHQEKYQEAITQYRILKKLDPSNVAVADRYDSLNQAWDPVSETLSGNVTLSEMPLPEPDIHRMIGAIFYQQVMYLEAVDEFRLVLAKGEDREVRFTIARIYEVLGRPDKSIQEIEAYRRHAGEADSVEVLLKLARLYGLNANMPQSVNLLDRAVELDPHNHRLYHALTLAYMSLNRNKEALKAIDRAIALNKTHDAYYFEKGALLERMGRYEDAIANMTKALEINPNHSNAHNFIGYMYASRNIKLDRALYHLEQALSIQPRNGYFLDSLGWIYYKKGEPEKALTHIKKALIYTEPDPVLYDHLGDIHFSLKNIGEARKAWKTSLVLTRQKESAPGGEVPDLDQLEEKIRKADEMLGAR
- a CDS encoding DUF6794 domain-containing protein produces the protein MKTGQTKGLHAFHMDIVFQGFYSVFMGKTVFAKLNTIFLLGILFLPPPLYATETNKEIYVPENLEEAHLELERMLPTDLIAKIKNGTEAEMAFYHHGVGTRIRNLWLWPDTRLKKYFNERGIFHPDDMSGIILDTFWCRLNNKPFRLEERIHYYKQFWEANTPPDRVSPTDGAEIDWILKIHKGGNPLQVIHLGVSKSDNSFWRFEYPSPKHIEPALPEEIEDLKEK
- a CDS encoding SAM-dependent methyltransferase, which encodes MSFFSEEHRLAATRRILQHVGETLNARFSVRLWEGSVIPLGREVDERFFIAINGPGVLGGLLRKPTLENLLLEYVKGHLEIHGDLIDFIALLRDRQMKKNLKKLDKFFLLRQALPLLFAPAADKTVQHEYTDDAIGRDEARRDNKKFIQFHYDISNEFYALFLDEEMQYSCGYFKDAENSLDQAQQDKLEMICRKLRLQPGETLLDIGCGWGGLICYAARHYGVTAHGVTLSQRQFDFATEKIKRLGLEDRVTIELRDYSTLEGTYDKVVSVGMFEHIGIANMPAYFKKIHSLLKDRGILMNHGISRRAKASRRKALKVRPERRLLLKYIFPGSELDNIGHTADVMEIAGFEVRDIEAWREHYGLTCQHWYRRLEARREEAIGFVGVERFRMWALYLAGVSTGFRDGSMHICQVVATKRGPKGPSGLPLTRDDLYR
- a CDS encoding thioredoxin family protein; translated protein: MTAQRNVEIYSAGCAVCEDAIATVRDLACDACEVTVRDMTQPEVAEQAQRLGIRSVPAVVIDGRLAACCGTGLDTAALKQAGLGQPL